One window from the genome of Cardiocondyla obscurior isolate alpha-2009 linkage group LG04, Cobs3.1, whole genome shotgun sequence encodes:
- the Nuak1 gene encoding uncharacterized protein Nuak1 isoform X1 has product MVVGEASIHNIMGGMESTGGVRLHNHKRKLKQRFDIIKKLGQGTYGKVQLGINKETGQEVAIKTIKKCKIETEADLIRIRREIQIMSSVQHPNIIHIYEVFENKEKMVLVMEYAAGGELYDYLSERKVLGEHEARRIFRQIATAVFYCHKHKICHRDLKLENILLDQVGNAKIADFGLSNVFDEQRLLSTFCGSPLYASPEIVKGTPYHGPEVDCWSLGVLLYTLVYGAMPFDGSNFKRLVKQISQSDYFEPKKPSPASPLIKDMLTVCPGRRADIEKICTHWWVNEGYEQSCLDIAEDLAAQTPVRLDLLLSLVPQSASAEKLLVGNDQQAGGDVTNDMSSETLVPTRCHSVGSLMELDQNNSNRRIRELFEEEPRSSAAGDSKRKLETTPSMDETAAAGVKRKERSRRKEKSDEREPRAYRSSSRHLSAPIPNSISEEAMEVDSAAIVTVPMSKTVDFDKIEAACLELLEESKERSPSKERSKTSSISEYPQPRESLSTDTIKQNSEIDQKVNDDRDKLQQKSTTSPNNVSYGKDERTVLENTNKIVNKITFNKKSNDQESKVPIESDANVKDKTYMSQNMEELEPTENDFKKLKEKALSLDSELSNEVANAPAKPVERRRSKIFETAEKFNQLSSTAENEKPKKIFIPGVNVGGAKRAFERKASLSSITTPPPKASTSKIIIDVPTKKKDEKDEQALGDSGDREIAAVQDNVNKQDEAKKRAIDIISGAIGKPPMQKKLNGSAPQILPQSPDSKKLGLKIQIAPNDVRSATVSVTTPIETKFNLDVKSAAPEPTITSDTSSTENTQLGESNVSSKMEITLKSATLPRRKTSKAEITLSGVKPPETVAFKSEVEAKIDAFQPQKLRTQRSEVAFPVAAAVPHANRSSSLEPESRPKAAPKERIIPIQVEAGLECAQRSSTPPSKPPVSQGSMSQRSSSLSRQSTADSDTDSALGSTIGPEPIRKSPREYIIPIAVEGGGYVTPRSGSLEPENKTGTSTSTNPSRSRFSRPRRMSSLLSDASEDESPFSPLHGEDLLQRHMHRLRSSRPSRQPSEHADSLSSGEDDDDDGFELLTAENLFSTLLSRVRSLTQRLNVDDNRSAGFPSSRLFGRLGSQSSQAFWGLNKPLSSYESYVETRTMITRLSESQFKHSLNRDADMFSKRDAASTSNPGTPNSPGSRSTPSRESIFEIGNNTLPRDKIEEVHDEDIEAEAAAQIRKETRESLEQSFTPSLARRLSRQFIEQTRQSVPRSPSFTRDNNKYYQSPTRDLVQSLIGPSDITKRYSSSTTSDRTEYRGRSLDRGIRRTNSLLEPCKYDKLERHSPRRSISLFNDDEDCDDELLPPLPKHVMTLGRRYKESVRPSVIGTVRRDSFHSYRTDKIQEEPCDDTCASACKEITVDNVVENSPTSDGASISVCNSNINSIDNTATVATTTTSSVSTRSREDSPTESLSNLGDYGKSICRPENISKSFENRLLAAENLIKESKLKNLTSQQFNPNLSCNYKDTDKCDKEALMTTSEPLSLGCSSVTSKRRSCIPSLRLRSGSLTRESNVSVDHGKSFAGSSGTSTTTVNQERSILSKLFKSTDKDTESKESNKSSSQKPKHRISRFLRPDFFDTPREESQYVKEKEAQKAAENERRKSRFMRRRNESKERKEDETICKELKNEINALQKDKLGSAVVAASDSFSSSSSFEDKSSKEKSKEKAKAEQSSKGGFLHSLEKKLEKLRSNDETAVAKPTMNGGTTTGDFVKARECSAPPDECPAEPSLSEMKRTLSVEDLSRPKESSKNAKNASSKGRVTSVLGLFKTSSDTTKRNANGSNRAQNIIMSKLKRSPPKCAKSAESSLEEDATAASKIPTKKPPQNKRSPEKVTSDFSRSPSKEKTKERKSSVEKQAWGEPKRVSDKATPSPDSSASSSASRVKLDKKDSCKKKSPDQSECLKKVTEDKRSESISGGEDKKSIKTKKNIISLTSKNETVARTDKGEDADKKIKKQVKSKEDTASNKDEIDSSKKKRIVRVVRKVVKKSSDNSDSKSDEQGKSSKLLPLTKKEAKTVTKKEKCQEGLNARGKEGSTTKGSDPDDQTVAKIPCSASKLNLSDLAKSTDAKNPVENKNIKIKSDLKEACDASDNVTSSFSDVSRVNCQNSSSFQSVSSTLSTDPSNPADRINSSTVCQSKQQSEQYRPNRANLKLDLSKIPQHAFRHVIPKRDSPRADSPKASSFVQSINSPKTDDPDMIAKSNPDKLMECLSKMTHHANITGNKIIIDKPLRARDVAELKREVTECARIIENHVEARDGRSSQRTVDPTYVSGSPQEILQEELREIKINSPQQINNVNHEVTEKTKNSPDDCTSRMTEMLSPEEPESFDSWSICSADLNHSRSDLHSPTSPSYSLFLRGDSSESMIDRIRRRSFYSRFNDRKRPSLTAPPPGISSASVLPRRFSFNGSRERERDRLYNYGVSRIRAKDKSYLYSDDESPRKSSIDRERRTETRNVHDPYSSGLSSSTHDSLRRYARSPTLDLVSSRAKYHSADVIADNDLAGVCSSSYKSPMSRSFLSDDVADSSYYGRSASTLPKKYGSTVSGLEPKSVEYYEEILSPSNPDYLSPRDTCRSPLLDIYLSKCENGCHHNGNLDLQQFSGDKSRTYTDTEIAERDQ; this is encoded by the exons ATGGTTGTCGGAGAAGCAagtatacataatataatgGGGGGTATGGAGAGCACGGGTGGCGTACGTCTTCATAATCACAAGCGGAAGCTCAAGCAAAG gttcgatattattaaaaaattaggaCAGGGCACTTATGGTAAGGTGCAATTGGGAATAAACAAGGAAACCGGTCAGGAAGTGGCAATAAagacgattaaaaaatgcaagatAGAAACGGAAGCTGATCTAATTAGAATACGAAGAGAGATTCAAATCATGTCGAGTGTACAACATCcgaatattattcatatttacgaag tgttcgaaaataaagagaagaTGGTGCTCGTAATGGAGTATGCGGCCGGGGGAGAATTATATGATTATCTAAGCGAGCGCAAAGTTCTGGGCGAGCACGAAGCTCGTAGAATATTCCGACAGATAGCTACCGCTGTTTTCTATTGTCATAAACACAAAATCTGTCATAGAGATCTAAAGctcgagaatattttattggaCCAAGTTGGAAACGCCAAGATAGCTGATTTTGGTCTCTCGAATGTGTTTGACGAGCAGCGATTATTAAGTACATTTTGTGGTAGCCCGTTATACGCAAGTCCGGAAATAGTGAAAGGAACTCCTTATCACGGTCCAGAAGTGGATTGCTGGAGTTTAGGTGTTTTACTGTATACATTGGTCTACGGTGCTATGCCCTTTGATGGGTCTAATTTCAAACGACTAGTCAAACAGATCTCACAATCCGATTATTTTGAGCCCAAGAAACCATCTC CCGCTTCGCCACTTATAAAGGACATGCTCACGGTGTGTCCCGGCAGACGTGCCGATATCGAGAAAATTTGCACTCATTGGTGGGTGAACGAAGGTTACGAGCAAAGTTGTCTCGATATTGCTGAGGACTTAGCAGCTCAAACACCAGTCCGATTGGATTTGTTGCTTTCTCTGGTACCACAGTCAGCCAGCGCTGAGAAATTGTTAGTGGGAAACGATCAACAGGCAGGCGGAGATGTAACGAATGATATGTCTTCCGAAACGTTGGTGCCTACTAGGTGTCATTCGGTCGGTAGTTTAATGGAGCTCGATCAGAATAACTCTAATAGAAGGATAAGAGAGTTATTCGAAGAAGAGCCGAGATCTTCTGCGGCCGGAGATTCTAAGAGAAAACTGGAAACAACACCGTCGATGGATGAGACAGCCGCGGCAGGcgtaaaaaggaaagagagatccagaaggaaagaaaaatcagaCGAGAGAGAGCCTAGGGCATACAGATCTTCATCAAG GCATCTTTCGGCTCCAATTCCAAATTCTATTTCGGAGGAGGCAATGGAGGTGGATTCGGCAGCTATTGTAACTGTTCCTATGAGTAAGACTGttgattttgataaaatagaaGCAGCTTGTCTAGAACTACTCGAAGAATCAAAAGAGAGATCGCCGAGTAAAGAAAGAAGTAAGACTTCGTCAATAAGTGAATATCCACAGCCTCGCGAGTCATTATCTACCGATACCATAAAACAGAATAGTGAAATTGATCAAAAAGTTAATGACGATAGAGATAAATTGCAACAAAAAAGTACTACGTCTCCTAACAATGTTTCATATGGAAAAGACGAGAGAACTGTTTTAGAAAACACGAATAAGATAGTGAACAAgataacgtttaataaaaagtcaAACGATCAGGAATCAAAAGTGCCAATTGAAAGCGACGCCAACGTTAAAGACAAAACGTACATGTCACAAAATATGGAGGAATTAGAACCAACGGAGAATGATTTTAagaaactaaaagaaaaagcgcTCTCCTTGGATTCCGAATTATCAAATGAAGTAGCAAACGCCCCTGCTAAACCCGTTGAAAGACGGCGCTCAAAGATATTTGAAACTGCTGAAAAATTCAATCAGCTTTCGTCTACTGCGGAAAATGAGAaacctaaaaaaatatttattcctgGTGTTAATGTGGGAGGCGCGAAACGAGCCTTTGAACGAAAGGCCAGTCTTTCGTCTATAACTACACCACCTCCTAAAGCCAGCacatctaaaattattatcgacgtACCaactaaaaagaaagatgagaAAGATGAGCAGGCATTGGGAGATAGTGGAGATCGAGAAATCGCGGCCGTTCAGGATAATGTGAACAAGCAAGATGAAGCGAAGAAGCGCGCTATTGATATTATTAGCGGCGCGATCGGTAAACCTccaatgcaaaaaaaattgaacggcTCGGCGCCTCAAATTTTACCTCAAAGTCCAGACTCCAAGAAACTCggattaaaaatacaaattgcgCCAAATGACGTGCGGTCAGCCACAGTCTCCGTAACTACTCCGATCGAGACAAAGTTCAATCTCGATGTTAAATCAGCTGCACCGGAGCCAACT ATTACGTCTGATACATCAAGTACTGAAAATACACAATTGGGAGAATCTAACGTATCTAGTAAAATGGAAATAACGTTAAAGAGTGCAACGTTACCGAGACGAAAAACAAGCAAAGCTGAAATTACATTGTCTGGCGTCAAGCCGCCAGAAACTGTAGCTTTTAAGTCCGAGGTGGAAGCTAAGATTGATGCTTTTCAGCCGCAGAAACTCCGTACACAAAGATCGGAGGTTGCGTTCCCAGTTGCCGCAGCGGTGCCTCATGCAAACAGAAGTTCAAGCTTAGAACCAGAAAGCAGACCTAAGGCTGCACCGAAAGAAAGAATCATACCTATTCAG gTAGAAGCAGGACTTGAATGTGCGCAACGTTCGTCCACGCCACCTTCTAAACCGCCAGTGTCCCAAGGATCAATGTCTCAACGATCAAGTTCTTTGTCTCGTCAATCGACTGCCGATTCAGACACAGATAGTGCTCTCGGTTCAACCATAGGACCAGAACCGATCAGGAAGAGTCCTAGAGAGTATATAATTCCTATTGCTGTAGAAGGTGGTGGTTACGTTACTCCCAGGTCGGGTAGTTTGGAGCCAGAGAATAAGACTGGCACATCGACAAGTACGAATCCATCAAGATCTCGATTCAGTAGACCAAGAAGAATGAGTTCGCTTTTATCGGATGCTAGCGAAGACGAATCACCCTTTTCTCCGTTGCACgg GGAGGATTTATTGCAAAGACATATGCATCGATTGAGAAGCTCGCGACCGTCTAGACAACCGTCTGAACATGCTGACAGTTTATCGTCTGGCGaagatgacgacgatgacggaTTTGAGTTACTGACTGCTGAAAATCTATTCTCTACGTTGTTATCTAGAGTGCGAAGTCTGACGCAACGACTCAACGTTGATGATAATCGATCTGCTGGTTTCCCAAGCAGTAGACTGTTCGGCAGACTCGGCTCCCAATCGTCGCAAGCGTTTTGGGGTCTTAATAAACCGTTGTCTAG CTACGAGAGTTATGTCGAAACACGGACCATGATTAC GCGACTCTCGGAATCACAGTTTAAACATTCTCTGAATCGCGATGCGGATATGTTTTCGAAGAGAGACGCCGCTAGTACTTCCAATCCTGGAACTCCAAATAGTCCCGGATCACGCAGCACACCTTCGAGAGAGAGTATCTTTGAAATTGGAAACAACACTTTACCGAGAG ATAAGATAGAAGAAGTGCACGACGAAGATATCGAAGCGGAAGCAGCGGCGCAAATCAGGAAGGAAACGCGAGAATCTTTGGAGCAGAGTTTTACTCCCAGCTTGGCACGTAGATTGAGCAGACAATTTATCGAGCAAACTCGACAATCTGTGCCGCGCTCGCCATCGTTTACACGCGACAACAACAAATATTATCAGTCGCCAACGCGAGATCTGGTGCAGAGTCTAATAGGACCGAGTGATATAACGAAGCGGTACTCCTCGTCTACAACTTCCGATCGGACCGAGTACAGAGGCAGATCGCTCGATCGAGGTATTAGGAGAACTAACAGCTTGTTGGAGCCATGCAAATATGATAAACTGGAACGACATTCACCGCGGCGAAGTATCAGCCTGTTCAACGATGACGAGGACTGCGACGACGAGCTGTTACCGCCTCTACCGAAGCATGTAATGACGCTTGGTCGTAGATACAAGGAATCGGTCAGACCGAGCGTCATTGGTACTGTGAGACGGGACAGCTTTCACAGCTACAGAACGGACAAAATTCAGGAAGAGCCCTGCGACGACACGTGCGCGTCTGCCTGCAAAGAAATTACCGTGGATAACGTCGTGGAGAACAGCCCTACGTCGGACGGCGCATCGATATCCGTCTGCAATTCGAACATTAATTCAATAGACAATACCGCTACCGtcgccaccaccaccacctcGAGCGTGTCGACCAGATCCCGCGAGGACTCGCCTACGGAATCCCTGTCAAATCTGGGTGACTACGGCAAGTCGATCTGCAGACCCGAGAACATCTCTAAAAGTTTCGAGAATCGTTTGTTGGCGGCGGAAAATTTGATCAAGGAatcgaaattgaaaaatctgaCGTCACAACAATTTAATCCGAATCTCAGCTGCAATTACAAAGATACGGACAAGTGCGATAAAGAGGCTCTGATGACCACGTCAGAGCCACTGTCGTTGGGATGCAGCTCCGTTACATCTAAGAGACGCAGTTGCATCCCGAGTCTTAGACTACGTTCGGGCTCGTTGACCAGAGAATCGAACGTGAGCGTGGACCACGGAAAGTCATTCGCGGGCTCATCTGGCACGTCAACTACGACCGTTAATCAAGAGAGATCGATTCTGAGCAAACTCTTCAAAAGTACAGACAAAGATACCGAGTCTAAAGAGAGCAATAAAAGCAGCAGCCAAAAACCGAAACATCGCATTTCGCGCTTTCTGCGGCCGGACTTTTTCGACACGCCGCGAGAAGAGAGCCAGTACGTGAAGGAGAAGGAAGCGCAGAAGGCGGCGGAAAACGAGCGCCGAAAATCGCGGTTCATGAGACGAAGAAATGAGAGCAAGGAGCGCAAGGAAGACGAAACGATTTGTAAGGAGCTGAAAAACGAGATAAACGCATTACAGAAAGATAAGTTAGGCAGTGCTGTCGTAGCCGCATCCgactctttctcttcttcttcctccttcgAGGACAAATCTAGCAAAGAAAAGAGCaaagaaaaagcgaaggcGGAACAAAGTTCGAAGGGCGGTTTTCTACATTCGTTGGAGAAGAAGCTGGAAAAGCTGCGTTCGAACGACGAGACGGCTGTAGCAAAACCGACAATGAACGGCGGTACGACTACCGGTGATTTTGTAAAGGCGCGCGAATGCTCTGCACCGCCGGACGAATGTCCCGCGGAGCCGAGCTTATCCGAGATGAAGAGAACGCTGAGCGTGGAAGATCTTTCACGTCCTAAAGAGTCTAGCAAGAATGCGAAAAACGCGTCGTCGAAAGGACGAGTGACATCGGTTTTGGGATTATTTAAAACGAGCTCGGATACCACTAAGCGGAACGCGAACGGCAGCAATCGGGCACAGAATATCATCATGagtaaattgaaaagaagCCCGCCTAAGTGCGCCAAGTCGGCCGAGTCGTCTTTGGAGGAAGATGCAACTGCGGCGAGTAAAATACCGACGAAAAAACCACCGCAAAACAAGAGATCGCCGGAGAAGGTAACGAGCGACTTCAGCAGATCGCCGTCTAAGGAGAAAACGAAGGAGAGGAAGTCTTCCGTGGAGAAGCAAGCGTGGGGGGAGCCTAAAAGAGTATCGGATAAAGCCACACCATCCCCGGACTCCTCTGCGTCGTCGTCCGCAAGTAGAGTGAAACTAGATAAAAAAGACTCTTGCAAGAAAAAATCGCCAGATCAGTCGGAGTGTCTGAAAAAAGTTACGGAGGATAAACGATCAGAGTCTATTTCTGGTGGCGAggataaaaaatcaattaaaactaaaaagaatattatttctttaacaagTAAAAACGAGACCGTTGCGAGGACTGACAAAGGTGAAGACGCCGATAAGAAAATCAAGAAGCAAGTTAAATCGAAGGAAGATACGGCCTCTAATAAAGATGAGATCGACAGCtctaagaaaaagagaatagtGCGCGTCGTGCGAAAAGTTGTTAAGAAATCGTCCGACAATTCCGACAGCAAATCCGACGAGCAGGGAAAATCGTCAAAACTGCTACCGTTAACGAAAAAGGAGGCGAAAACTGTGACGAAAAAAGAGAAGTGTCAGGAAGGCCTAAACGCACGAGGAAAAGAAGGAAGTACAACGAAAGGAAGCGATCCTGACGATCAAACTGTCGCAAAAATCCCCTGCTCGGCTTCGAAATTAAACTTGTCGGATTTGGCGAAATCCACGGATGCTAAAAATCctgtagaaaataaaaatattaaaataaaatctgaccTTAAAGAAGCTTGTGATGCGTCCGATAACGTAACGTCTTCGTTTTCTGACGTCTCGCGAGTGAATTGCCAGAACAGTTCAAGCTTCCAAAGCGTTTCAAGTACTTTGTCCACAGACCCATCGAATCCCGCGGATCGAATAAACTCGAGCACCGTCTGCCAGTCGAAGCAACAATCGGAGCAATATCGGCCGAATAGAGCGAATCTGAAACTCGATCTGTCTAAGATTCCACAACACGCGTTCAGACACGTAATTCCCAAGAGAGATTCGCCCAGAGCTGATTCACCCAAAGCAAGTTCATTCGTGCAGTCTATTAATTCACCTAAAACAGATGATCCTGATATGATAGCGAAAAGTAATCCTGACAAATTGATGGAGTGTCTCTCGAAGATGACGCATCACGCCAATATTACAGGCAATAAGATAATTATTGACAAACCATTAAGAGCGAGAGACGTCGCCGAACTGAAGCGGGAAGTCACCGAATGTGCCAGGATTATAGAAAACCACGTGGAAGCGCGAGACGGTCGCTCCAGCCAACGGACCGTCGATCCGACATACGTCTCGGGTAGTCCGCAAGAGATTCTACAGGAAGAATTAagagagattaaaataaattctcctCAACAGATCAACAATGTTAACCACGAAGTGACTGAAAAGACGAAGAACTCACCGGATGACTGCACAAGCCGGATGACCGAGATGCTCTCGCCCGAGGAACCGGAGAGTTTCGATTCCTGGTCAATCTGCTCGGCTGACTTAAATCACAGCCGCAGCGATTTGCACTCACCGACTTCGCCATCGTATTCTCTATTTCTGCGTGGCGACAGCTCGGAGTCGATGATAGATCGAATACGAAGACGTAGCTTCTACTCGAGATTCAACGACCGAAAGAGGCCATCCTTGACGGCGCCGCCACCGGGGATAAGCAGTGCAAGCGTCCTCCCGAGAAGATTCAGTTTCAATGGTtctagagaaagagaacgcgaCAGATTGTACAATTACGGAGTTTCCAGAATTAG AGCAAAGGATAAGAGTTATCTATACAGCGACGACGAGTCGCCAAGGAAATCGTCGATCGATCGAGAGAGACGGACGGAAACGAGAAATGTGCACGATCCTTACAGCAGCGGCTTGTCTTCTTCGACGCACGATTCTTTGAGAAGATACGCGAGATCCCCGACGTTAgatctcgtctcgtctcgtgcAAAGTACCACAGTGCGGACGTCATAGCGGACAACGATCTAGCTGGAGTCTGCTCCTCCTCGTACAAGAGTCCCATGTCGAGATCGTTTCTGAGCGACGACGTCGCGGATTCCTCTTATTACGGTAGAAGCGCGTCGACGTTGCCGAAGAAGTATGGCTCTACTGTCAGCGGTCTGGAACCAAAGAGTGTAGAGTATTACGAGGAGATTCTGTCACCGAGCAATCCCGATTATCTGTCACCACGCGACACCTGCCGGTCGCCGTTGCTAGATATCTATCTGAGCAAGTGCGAGAACGGATGTCATCACAACGGCAATTTGGATCTGCAACAGTTCAGCGGCGATAAATCAAGGACCTACACGGATACGGAGATCGCCGAAAGGGATCAGTGA